From the Chryseobacterium fluminis genome, the window AAAGGCATGATGATTCAGCTGTCTGCTGATATTCCGCATGATCTGGTTGCTTTGGAAGAAAGTATGGTAAGGCTCAGCCTTAATCTGCAGGATCATCCGTCGAGAGTAGAAAATATTAAATAATAAACAGTTTTTGATATCCTTGGCAGCCTGTTATTTAGACTGACTTCATCCCGGAATATATCCGGATCATTACAGGGGATGACAGAACCGGATGTTTTCCGAATATTGAATGGTGACCGTCATCCTAGCCCTGATCGGAACATTTGTCTGAGCTCATTTTTTGTTTTCGGCGAGCCTCCGGCTCGCCGAAAACAAAAAATAGCGAGTGTGGAGAGCAGGAAAAAGCTCCTGATCACTTATTATCTAAAACAAAAAGACATGCATGATCTGCATGTCCTGTAGCTGTTAAAGAAGATGCTATTTACCGCCGCCTCCGCCTTTTTCAACATCAGTTTTGGTATTTCCTTTTACTTTCTGATTTCCAAAACGTTTGACGAAGGTCAGGGAGACGCCGTACCAGTCGGATTGTGAGGAGTTCCTGAAGGTACCTGCAGAACTGAACGTCGTCGTATCAAAATTAGGTCTCTGGAAAATATTCATCAGCTGGATACTGGCTTCCATCTGTGTTTTCGGGAAAATCTTGGTTACGGAAATATTATGGAATACATTGGTTCTGTTTGCTAAAGAATTTCCGTTATTCTGGTTTGAGAGTTCGACCCAGGCACTCAGGTTGATGTTCTTATTAAAAAGATTGGTGTACGAGAGGTTGGTGGATCCGCCCCAATAGCTGATATAATTTTTAGGGCCTGAGCCATCTTCTTTGTTAAGTCCGTTCCTGCTGTTGAAATCACTGTTGTCGATATAATACCATCCGAAACCAACGTTTACGCTCAGTTTATTTTTAAGAAAAGTCTGGTTGGTACTTGCAAAAAGATAATATTTTTCAACTTTTCCGGGAAAATTCCCCGGATATGAAATTGTTTTATTGTTTTCATAGTCATAGGTTGTCCAATAGTCCTGTTTTGTAAACATATACCTTGCCGAGAGAAAGTATTTCTTAAAAACCCCCAGTTTCATGACCACGCGGTCACTTGGATTTGGTTCCAGATCCATATTTCCCCGTGTATAGATCCCATCGTTATTGGGGATAAGAAACGGATTGAATTCCGAGTACCACGGGCGCCAGATATTGCGGTTATAGGTAACACTCAGATCATATTTATCTGAAAAAGAATATTTTAACAACAGGTTCGGCAAAAAGGTCCCGTAAGAATCTTTCCGGTAGGTTCCGGCGACGTCCTGGCGTACCTTAAAGTCGATGTGTTCATAGCGCAGGCCGATTCTGGTTTCCAGTTTTTTGAAAAAAGTCCTGCTATAGTTGGCATATAAGGAATTGATATTATCGCTGTAATGAAAGATGTCATTCGTTCGCAGGTCACTGTCCAGGTTATTTCCGTACAGATCATTAGGAATCACATTATTGTTAAAATCCATCTTCCCTCCTACTTCGAATGTAGCACCGGATTTTCCCAAAGGCTGGGTATAGTCTACTTTGAGATAGTAGTTTCGCATCTGATTATAAGCATTAATTCCCAGCTCATCTGCTACAGGTTCGGTACTGATATCCCTGATAAAAAGACTTCGGTCTTTCTGAGAATCATAATTGGTTCCGATATTAACATCTAAAATTTTGTTTTTCTCTTTATCATAATATTTGTAAAAAAAGTTGGTTCCTAATGTCCGGTTCATTCCGTTTGAATTCTGATTCTGAACATACGAATCCTGAAAATCGTTATTCATAAAATTAATTCCGCTTGCCTCAGACGAAGACGCCGTTTTACTCTGATAATATTCCAGGATAAGCCCGATGTTATTTTTATCATTCAGTTCGTACTCCGACGTTGAGGAAATGGAAGGACTCTGGTTTCTATAGATACTTTCGCTCTCTATCTTTGTTATTTTGTTATTTTCATACAATGTATTGTAGATCGCGTTTTGCTGAACATAGGTATTGTTACTGTAACTTCCGATCAGCGTCTGGGTGAATTTCTTTTTATGATAGTTCAGATTCAGATTGGTATACTGGGAGTTTTTCCTGTTCTGCCTGTTGTTAAAGGTCGCACTTCCCTTCAGTCCCTCGTCGTCACGTTTTTTAAGGACAATATTAATGACAGATCCTGCGCTTTCGTAGCGCGAAGACGGACTGGTGATCACTTCTATCTTGAGGAGATTATCGGCAGGAATGGTAGCCAGATATTCTTTCAGTTCTTTTCCTGTAAAAACAGATTTTCTGTCGTTGATATAAACGGTTACGGATTCTCCTTCCGCCTTGATGGCATCATTATTATCAATGCTTACCAGCGGAGTCATTCTCAGTACATCCCAGGTGGTATTTCCGGCAACGATCGAACTGTTGGCCACGTTAAAAACCGTGCGGTCCACTTTTGATTCTACCGTGGGTTTCCGGGCTGTCAACGTCACGGCAGCAATTTCTTTTTCCTGCTTTACGGTATCATTTTTTTCCTGAGCAAATACTGAAAGACCCACTATTAGGGCGATTGGCGAAAATAACTTCTTCATTGATTATTTGTTTTCAACTATAAGACACCTCAGCATGAAGAACTGTTACATGAAGAATTAAAATAGGTAAAAAAATCTTTAGCATCCTGATTTTGTGAATAAACACTTGATATCTTTGAATCCCCGCTATAGTATTCTTTCAAAATTAGGGGTAATGCTTCGGATTTTATTCCAAAGGAAGAAATAAAAGATCTATGCTATGGCTGATGCCGTTGTTATTGTATTCTCTCCAAAATATTCGTATGTCTTTTAGCGGCTAATTTCTGCGCGTCCGATTGCCTTTTTCTATAAGAACCAGAGAACTTTACCAGTACCAAGGTCACTTCCCTCAATCATTCCGTGTCTTCCTGTGTGTCTCAGATAAACCGTGCTTCATATCATATATTCCGGTCTCATGAATCTTACTTATGATTTAATTAATAATCTGTATACTACTAAAATTTTTTTTTAAATCTTTCATCGTGTTTTCAGATGGATTATTACAATAAATAGAAAGTTTGTTTTCTTTAGAATGTTTAATAAATAAGGCTCCAGCTTATGAGGATGACCACTGGGACTCATTGCTCAGTTGAACGGCTTTGGTCTTAAAAGCTGGATCGTATATTTTCGCTCTCGTTTCATACGTTAAAATTAAGGTTTTATGCTTAACTTCTACTGGATGCTAAGTTAGTATATCCATTTTGGTAGTTTGATTACAATTATCATTATCATATTTGAAAATCAAACCCTTATTATCAATACTATTAGGTACTGCAGACGCAGAACCTAAATTATAAAAACCTAAAAGCTTATTGAAAGAGTTATAAATATATACTTGTCCGTTACCTCTTTTTGAATCCTCATAAACACCTATATAATGAACAGATTTTAAAATTTTGAGAGTATCTTTTTTGGAAGTAATAATATTCCCCAAATATTTAATTACTTGTTCATCAATATCTTTTCCTTTTTTTGCAAATCCAAAATCTTGGTTAAGAATACGTTGTTCTAAAACTAATAGCCTACAACGCTCATAGTAATCTAGCTTTGCTTCAGTAATTTTATTTTTATTATTTTGCTGTAAATCAGGTTTATTACAACAAAGCTAAAAAAGCGTACTCGTAAAAGTAAAAACCGCCACTCGAACAAGTGGCGGTTTTATTTTAAATTTCATTAATTATACAAAGCAAGAACTTCTTTAAGATACTCCTCACTAATATTCTTATTGTCTACAAATGTATAGGGTATATATGAGCTACTTGATGGATCATAAAGTGCTATTTCAGATGACTCAACTGTAAACAAATACATCGGCTTTTTAGCAATTAATTCTTGTTTTAAAAATAGAGACATCATTTGTGTGTTCTTATCAATATACAATGAATCTACCTGTACTGAATCTTGATTTATATTATATTCATTTCGTATTTCGTAGTTATAGTGAATAGAATAATTGCCTATATGAGTAGGATGGTATTTGCCTTTCTCTTTTTTGAGCCAACGTAAAAATATATTAAGATCACGATCCCCAACAACATAAGTCATTTGTATGGTATCATTTTTCACTGTTGTCATCCCGAATGGCCAACTTGGAGCAATAGTAGCTTCTTCTTTAAGTCTTCCCTTTGTGTCAAAAAGCTGAATTTTAGGTGCTCCTTCATCAGTAGTGAATCTAAGACGTACTATATCTGTTTTGCCCGCACTTATTTGATAAGAAAATCCATTACCTTCCAATTTATCAAAATTGGAATTTCCACATGCTATAAGTGATAACAATAATGGTAAAAGCAGATAGA encodes:
- a CDS encoding outer membrane beta-barrel family protein → MKKLFSPIALIVGLSVFAQEKNDTVKQEKEIAAVTLTARKPTVESKVDRTVFNVANSSIVAGNTTWDVLRMTPLVSIDNNDAIKAEGESVTVYINDRKSVFTGKELKEYLATIPADNLLKIEVITSPSSRYESAGSVINIVLKKRDDEGLKGSATFNNRQNRKNSQYTNLNLNYHKKKFTQTLIGSYSNNTYVQQNAIYNTLYENNKITKIESESIYRNQSPSISSTSEYELNDKNNIGLILEYYQSKTASSSEASGINFMNNDFQDSYVQNQNSNGMNRTLGTNFFYKYYDKEKNKILDVNIGTNYDSQKDRSLFIRDISTEPVADELGINAYNQMRNYYLKVDYTQPLGKSGATFEVGGKMDFNNNVIPNDLYGNNLDSDLRTNDIFHYSDNINSLYANYSRTFFKKLETRIGLRYEHIDFKVRQDVAGTYRKDSYGTFLPNLLLKYSFSDKYDLSVTYNRNIWRPWYSEFNPFLIPNNDGIYTRGNMDLEPNPSDRVVMKLGVFKKYFLSARYMFTKQDYWTTYDYENNKTISYPGNFPGKVEKYYLFASTNQTFLKNKLSVNVGFGWYYIDNSDFNSRNGLNKEDGSGPKNYISYWGGSTNLSYTNLFNKNINLSAWVELSNQNNGNSLANRTNVFHNISVTKIFPKTQMEASIQLMNIFQRPNFDTTTFSSAGTFRNSSQSDWYGVSLTFVKRFGNQKVKGNTKTDVEKGGGGGK